One Skermanella sp. TT6 genomic window, ATCACGGCGCGCGCCGCCTTCTCGTCGACCTGGAACTGCTCGGGCGTGCTGGCCGGCGTCTCCATCAGCAGTTCCTGGTTCTTGCGGTAGCGGACCAGGTGCATGAAGGCGCGGACCGCCTTGCTCGGCGTCTCGTAGGTCGGGATCCGGCTGGAGGCGAACAGGTGCCGGGCCTCCTGCGCGGAGGAGTCGCCCAGCCAGCTGGTCAGGACCGGATGCTTGCGGCCCTTCAGGGACTCGATCACGGCGCGCGCCGATTCGGCCCCGTCGGCGACCGCGACCGGGCAGTTGATCACCAGGACGGCGTCATGGTTGCGGTCGCCGACCAGGGCCGAGAGCGTGTCGGCATAGCGCTTGCCGGAGGCGTCGCCGATGATGTCGATCGGGTTGCCGCGGCTCCAGGTCGGCGGCAGGACGGCGTCGAGCTTCGCCATGACCGCCTCGTCGATCCCGGCGAGGCAGCCGCCCTCCTCGATCAGGGTATCGGTCGCCATCACGCCGATGCCGCCGCCGTTGGTCACGATCGCCAGCCGGTCGCCGGTGATCTGCACGCCCATGGCCAGCGTCTCGACGGCGTCGAACAGCTCGTCCAGCTCGACCACCCGCAGCATGCCGGCGCGCCGGAAGGCCGCGTCGTAGACGTCGTCATGGCCGGCCAGCGCGCCGGTATGGGAGCTGGCGGCCTTCGCCGCCTCGTCGGTCCGGCCCGAGCGGATCACGATGACCGGCTTCTGGCGCGCCGCGGCTCGGGCCGCCGACATGAACTTGCGGGCGTGGGTGATCGCCTCGACATAGAGGCAGATGGCGCGGGTGTTGTGGTCGGCCGCCATGTAGTCGAGCAGGTCGCCGAAATCCACGTCGGCCATGCCGCCCAGCGAGATCAGGTGGCTGAAGCCGACGTTGCGGCTGGTCGCCCAGTCCGCGATCGAGGTCACGACGGCGCCGGACTGGGCGATCAGCGCGATGTCGCCCCTGATGGGATTCACATGGGCGAAGCTGGCGTTGATGCCGCGCCCGGGCACCATGACGCCCAGGCAGTTCGGCCCGGCGATCCGCATCAGGTGGGGCCGCGCCGCGTCCAGGACGCGCTGCTGGAGGGCCTTGCCCTCCGGCCCCAGCTCGCCGAAGCCGGCGGTGATGATGATCGCCGCCTTGGTGCCGCGCTCGCCCAGCCGGCGGACCAGGTCGGGGACCGTGTCGGGCGGCGTGCAGATCACCGCGAGGTCCGGCGTGATCGGCAGCGACTCGACCGTGGGATAGCACAGAACGCCCTCGATCGACCGCTCGTGCGGGTTGACCGGCATCACCGGCCCGTCGAAACCGGCGTTGAACAGGTTCCGGGCCACCACGGCGCCGATGGATTTCGGCTGGCGGCTGGCACCGACCAGGGCGATCGACGTGGGCTTCAGCAGGGAGTCGAGATTGCGAACGGTCATGGCCGGTCCCGGATCGTGATCAAGCCATCCGGCCCCGGTGCCGACAACCGGCCGGCGGGACGGAGGTCTCTTTGATGGGCGGCACCATACCCGTGCGGGATCATCCCGACAATTCAAGCTTCCCGGATGCGGGTGCGGTATTACGCCCCAAGCAGCTCCCGGTAGAGGCCGGCGGTGGCCTCGTCGAAGCAGACGAACCGGACTTCGGCGATGCCGGGCAGGCCGGACAGCGTGTCCAGCACGGTATCGACCGCGATGCGCGCCGCGCGGTCGGGGGGAAACCCGTAGATGCCGGTGCTGATGGCCGGAAAGGCGATGGTCGCGAGGCCGTGGCGGTCCGCCAGCAGCAGGGCCGAACGGTAGCAGCCGGCCAGCGCCTCGTCCTCCCCGGCGGAGCCGCCGCGCCAGACCGGCCCGACGCAGTGGATCAGCCTGGATGCGGGAAGACCGTAGGCGCCGCTGATCCGGCACTCGCCGGTGGGGCAGCCGCCGATGCCGTCCAGCTCGCGCTGGAGGTCGGGGCCGGCCGCACGGTGGATCGCGCCGTCGACGCCGCCGCCGCGCTTGAGCGCGCCGTTGGCGGCATTGACGATCGCGTCCACCCGGCAGAGGGTGATGTCGCCCCGCAGGACGCTCACCCGGCCGGTCGCCCGGGATCCGGTCACCCTTCGGCGTTGTACTTGTCGATCGAGTGCTGGATGATCTTGGCGGCCTCCTCGGCGTCGCCCCAGCGCTTGATCTTGACCCACTTGCCCTTCTCCAGGTCCTTGTAGTGCTGGAAGAAGTGGGCGATCTGGTCGAGCAGGATCTCGGGCAGGTCCTTGTAGGACTTCACGTCGCTGTAGAACGGGTGCAGCTTGTTGACCGGAACCGCGAGGACCTTCTCGTCCTGGCCGGCCTCGTCCTCCATGATCAGCACGCCGATCGGCCGCGACCGCAGGACGGCGCCCGGCTGGATCGGCCGGCGGCCGACCACCAGCATGTCGCACGGATCGCCGTCGTCGGACAGGGTGTGCGGAATGAAACCGTAGTTGCACGGATAATACATCGCGGTGTGCAGGAAACGGTCCACGAACAGCGCGCCGCTTTCCTTGTCGACCTCATACTTGATCGGCTCGCCGCCCATCGGGATTTCGATGATGACGTTGACGTCCCACGGTGCGTCGTTGCCCACTGGGATCTTCGAGATATCCATGAACTTTTCCCTCGGTTCCGATCGGTTGCGCCGGTTCGGCGCGGCCCCGACCGCGCCGGCTCTTCCGCCAGGCTTCTGGCACCGGGCCTCTGGCGCGTGCCGGAGTTTAGCGTAGAGACCATAAACCGGCCATACTTGCAAATAGGCGCATCGTCACGGCTCCTATTGGTCGCACCCCTTGAGTGCTGCTTCGTTGGTGGCCTCCCTTCGGGGGAGCCCGCCCGTTCGATCCGGCTTGCGCGCAGGCGGCCGGATGCCGACACTCGCCATCCATGTACGGAATTCCGATCCGCCGCCTGCTGGCGGCCCTGCTCGTCCCGGCCCTCCTTGCCGCCGGCCCCGCCGCCGCGGACGAGCCGCGCCCGGCCCATGCCGTCGCCATGCACGGCGAGCCGCGCTACCCCGCCGGTTTCGATCACTTCGACTACGCCGATCCCGCAGCGCCCCGGGGAGGCGTCTTCCGCAACGCCGCCGGGGGCACCTTCGACACGCTCAACCCCTTCATCGTGCGCGGGCGCGCGGCGCTGGGGCTGGGCTACGTGACGGAAAGCCTGATGCAGCGCAGCTGGGACGAGCCGTTCTCGCTCTACGGGCTGATCGCCGAGTCGATCACGGTGCCGGACGACCGTTCGTGGGTCGAGTTCACCCTGAACCCGTCGGCGCGCTGGCACGACGGCGTGCCGATCACGCCGGCCGACGTGCTGTTCTCGTGGCGCACGCTGCGCGACCACGGCCGTCCGAATCACCGCAGCTACTACGGGCGGGTGTCCCACGCCGCCCGGACCGGCGAGCGGAGCGTGCGGTTCACCTTCGCCCGGAATCCCGGGGATGCCGGCGGCATGGACCGGGAGATGGCGCTGATCATGGGCCTGATGCCGATCCTGCCGGAGCATTACTGGAAGGGCCGCGAGTTCGACCGGACCACGCTGGAGCCGCCGCTGGGCAGCGGACCGTACCGGGTCGCCCGGTTCGAGCCGGGCCGCACGATCGCTTACGAGCGGATGCCGGATTACTGGGGCCGCGACCTCGGCGTCAACCGGGGGCAGTACAATTTCGACGAGATCCGTTACGACTATTACCGCGACGACGGCGTGGCGCTGGAGGCTTTCAAGGCCGGAGCCTACGATTTCCGGCGCGAGACCGATCCGGCCAAATGGGCCACCGGCTATGACTTCCCGGCCGCGCGCGACGGCCGGGTCACGCTGGAGCGGCTGCCCCACGGCAGGCCGGAGCCGATGCGCGGCCTGATCTTCAATACCCGACGCCCCTGGTTCGCGGACCCGAAGGTGCGGGAGGCACTGGGCTTCGCGCTGGACTTCGAGTGGATCAACCGGACGCTGTTCCACGGCGCCTACCGGCGCACGGCCAGCTACTATCCGAATTCCGAACTGGCGGCGGCCGGTCCGCCCGGCCCGGCGGAGCTGGCGGTGATGGAACCGTTGCGCGGCCATCTGCCCGCCGAGGCGTTCGGGCCGGCCCATGTCCCGCCCGCGACCGACGGAAGCGGGCCGACGGGATTGCGCGCCAACCTGCGCCGGGGCCAGGAACTGCTGGCGGAGGCCGGCTGGACCGTCCGGGATGGCCGCCTGGTCGACACAGGAGGCGTCGCGATGGAGTTCGAGATCCTGCTGGTGTCGCCCGGGGACGAGAAGGTGGCGCTGGAATTCGCCAGGGCGCTGCGACGCATCGGGGTCTCGGCGCGTGTCCGCACGGTCGACAGCGCCCAGTACCAGGCCCGGCTGGAGTCCTTCGATTTCGACATGACGCTGAACCGCTGGACCTCCACCCTGTCGCCGGGCAACGAGCAGCTCTATTATTGGGGCAGCGACGCCGCCGGCCAGGAGGGCAGCCGGAACTATGCCGGCATCCGCAGCCCGGCGATCGACGCGCTGGCGCGCGGGTTGGGCATGGCCCGGGACCGGGCGGACCTGGTCGCCCGGGTCCGCGCGCTGGACCGGGCGCTGACTTGGGGACATTATGCCGTTCCGCTCTACCACCTGCCGGACGACCGGGTCGCCTACTGGTTCCGGCTCCGCAGGCCGGCGATCACTCCGGTCTACGGCATGGTGATCGATGCCTGGTGGATGGGGGAGTAGGGCCATCCCGGGCGTGTCGCGGCCCCGGGTTCCGGGGTCTGACGAACTACCGACTGTCGTCGTTGGGTCAAACCGGATAAGAGTTGCCTTTTGGCCCCGCAGACGTCGTCCGCAGCCGCTCCCGCCCCGGCGGACCCGGGCCGATTCGAGTTCAAGCCCGCCATGAAGCAGCGTCTCCAAGTCGTCGTCCTCGCCACGGCCGTCCTGCTGCCGCTCCTGGCATTTTCCAGCGCCATGGTCGTGCTGTTCGACCGTCAGCAGAAGGAGACGGTGGAGAACATGCTCAACCATGCCGCCGCGGCACTCGAGGATGCGCTGGAACGGGAACTCGTGTCCAACATCGCGGGGCTGGAGTCGCTGGCGACATCGATCCATCTCGACGACAACGACATCGTCAATTTCGCGGTGGTGG contains:
- the ppa gene encoding inorganic diphosphatase gives rise to the protein MDISKIPVGNDAPWDVNVIIEIPMGGEPIKYEVDKESGALFVDRFLHTAMYYPCNYGFIPHTLSDDGDPCDMLVVGRRPIQPGAVLRSRPIGVLIMEDEAGQDEKVLAVPVNKLHPFYSDVKSYKDLPEILLDQIAHFFQHYKDLEKGKWVKIKRWGDAEEAAKIIQHSIDKYNAEG
- a CDS encoding extracellular solute-binding protein, which codes for MYGIPIRRLLAALLVPALLAAGPAAADEPRPAHAVAMHGEPRYPAGFDHFDYADPAAPRGGVFRNAAGGTFDTLNPFIVRGRAALGLGYVTESLMQRSWDEPFSLYGLIAESITVPDDRSWVEFTLNPSARWHDGVPITPADVLFSWRTLRDHGRPNHRSYYGRVSHAARTGERSVRFTFARNPGDAGGMDREMALIMGLMPILPEHYWKGREFDRTTLEPPLGSGPYRVARFEPGRTIAYERMPDYWGRDLGVNRGQYNFDEIRYDYYRDDGVALEAFKAGAYDFRRETDPAKWATGYDFPAARDGRVTLERLPHGRPEPMRGLIFNTRRPWFADPKVREALGFALDFEWINRTLFHGAYRRTASYYPNSELAAAGPPGPAELAVMEPLRGHLPAEAFGPAHVPPATDGSGPTGLRANLRRGQELLAEAGWTVRDGRLVDTGGVAMEFEILLVSPGDEKVALEFARALRRIGVSARVRTVDSAQYQARLESFDFDMTLNRWTSTLSPGNEQLYYWGSDAAGQEGSRNYAGIRSPAIDALARGLGMARDRADLVARVRALDRALTWGHYAVPLYHLPDDRVAYWFRLRRPAITPVYGMVIDAWWMGE
- a CDS encoding bifunctional acetate--CoA ligase family protein/GNAT family N-acetyltransferase, coding for MTVRNLDSLLKPTSIALVGASRQPKSIGAVVARNLFNAGFDGPVMPVNPHERSIEGVLCYPTVESLPITPDLAVICTPPDTVPDLVRRLGERGTKAAIIITAGFGELGPEGKALQQRVLDAARPHLMRIAGPNCLGVMVPGRGINASFAHVNPIRGDIALIAQSGAVVTSIADWATSRNVGFSHLISLGGMADVDFGDLLDYMAADHNTRAICLYVEAITHARKFMSAARAAARQKPVIVIRSGRTDEAAKAASSHTGALAGHDDVYDAAFRRAGMLRVVELDELFDAVETLAMGVQITGDRLAIVTNGGGIGVMATDTLIEEGGCLAGIDEAVMAKLDAVLPPTWSRGNPIDIIGDASGKRYADTLSALVGDRNHDAVLVINCPVAVADGAESARAVIESLKGRKHPVLTSWLGDSSAQEARHLFASSRIPTYETPSKAVRAFMHLVRYRKNQELLMETPASTPEQFQVDEKAARAVIDAAIADGRGWLSEFEAKHVLEAYGIPVVETLKAGTPDEAAEAARRIGKPVALKILSVDIIHKSDIGGVQLHIKTPEEVRAKAVAMLERVRALRPDAVIEGFTVQAMASKPGAHELIVGVADDPLFGPVLLFGQGGTSVEVVQDKALGLPPLNTNLAREMMSRTRVWKLLQGYRDRPPAANDQVALTLIKVSQLVTDIAEIVELDINPLLADDTGVLALDARIKVAVPALVPGSRRLAIRPYPKKLEKRVKLNDGREFLLRPIRPEDEPIIHRMFERMTPEDIRLRFFAPMKRLSHQMAAKLTQIDYDREMALVAVAQMADGQDELYGIVRIAADPDNQKAEYAVMVRSDMKGKGLGYVLMTQIIEYARSRGIGEVFGEVLRENTTMLAMCHELGFTRRENRDEPGVVEVRISLAEPAGKT
- a CDS encoding macro domain-containing protein, giving the protein MSVLRGDITLCRVDAIVNAANGALKRGGGVDGAIHRAAGPDLQRELDGIGGCPTGECRISGAYGLPASRLIHCVGPVWRGGSAGEDEALAGCYRSALLLADRHGLATIAFPAISTGIYGFPPDRAARIAVDTVLDTLSGLPGIAEVRFVCFDEATAGLYRELLGA